The genomic stretch GCCCTGAAAGCCGGTAACGGATTTTTTATTCTTTTTATCACAACAAACGATTCACAATTAATCAAAAGAAAAGAAAGGTGGGGACATGAAACTGACAGGCGCACAAATCATGATGAAAGTGCTCAAGGAGGAAGGTATAGACACGATCTTCGGATATCCGGGTGGTGCCGTCATCGACATTTATGATGAACTTGCCAAAACCGATATACGGCATGTACTGGTCCGACAGGAGGCCTGCGCGGTTCATGCCGCCGATGGTTACGCCCGGGCCGGAGCACGGGTCGGGGTCTGCCTGGTAACTTCCGGACCCGGGGCAACCAACACGGTCAGCGGCATTGCATCCGCCTATATGGATTCCATCCCCGTGGTTATTTTTACCGGACAGGTTCCCACCCATCTGATCGGCAATGATGCCTTTCAGGAAGTCGACACCGTCGGCATTACCAGGCCGTGCACCAAACACAACTACCTTGTGAAACGCACCGAAGATTTGGCCAGAATCATCAAAGAAGCCTTCTATCTGGCCAGTTCCGGTCGGCCGGGGCCTGTTCTGATCGACATCCCCAAAGATGTGGGCGTCAACGCCATCGACTACAAACCCCCGAAACAAACAAAACTAAAGTCGTACAATCCGACTTACAGCCCGAACATCAAACAGTTGCACAAGGTGGTAGCGCTGATCAAGAATGCTAAAAACCCGGTGATTATGGCCGGCGGCGGCGTCATTCTTTCAAAAGCTTCCGAGGAACTTACGGAACTTGCGCGCAAAACTCAAATTCCCGTAACCCATACCCTGATGGGCCTGGGCGGATTTCCCGGTACCGATCCTCTGTTTCTCGGCATGATCGGGATGCACGGCACATACCGGGCCAACATGTCGACCGGCGAATGCGATCTTTTGATGGGCATCGGCGTGCGCTTTGATGACCGTGTTACCGGCCGGACAGATGCCTTTGCACCCAATGCCAAAATCGTGCATATTGACATTGATCCGACCTCCATCCGCAAAAATATTCCGGTTACAGCCCCTGTCGTCGGCGATTGCAAAATTACCCTTGATCAACTGAACAAGCTCCTGGACAAAGAGGATCTGGGGGATCTCAAGAAGAAGCGTAAAAGCTGGCTTGATCAAATCGAGCACTGGAAAAGCACAAAGCCCCTGGCATATAATCAAAAAGATGTTATCAAACCGCAATTTGTCGTCGAAAAACTCTACCAGCTCACCCAGGGCGACGCCATTATAACTACCGAGGTCGGCCAGAATCAGATGTGGGCGGCCCAGTATTATCTCTTTGATAAACCCAACCGCTTTATTACTTCAGGCGGCCTGGGCTGCATGGGTTTCGGACTTCCGGCCGCCATCGGAGCGCAGCTTGCCTGCCCGGATAAACTGGTGGTCGACGTTGCCGGAGACGGCAGTATCCAGATGAACATCCAGGAAATGGCAACCGCCGTCCAGTGCGGTCTGGCGGTAAAAGTGGTGATCCTGAACAACGGTTATCTGGGGATGGTCAGACAATGGCAGCAACTGTTCTTCGACAAGCGCTATTCCGCCACCTGTCTGGATTATGCCCCCGATTTTGTAAAGCTGGCTGAAGCTTACGGCGCTGTCGGCTTAAGGGCCACAAAACCCGAAGAGGTCGAGCCGGTGCTCAAAGAAGGGCTTTTTTCCAAAAATACCGTTATTATGGATTTTCAGGTAGAAAAAGAAGAATGTGTATACCCCATGGTT from Candidatus Desulfatibia profunda encodes the following:
- the ilvB gene encoding biosynthetic-type acetolactate synthase large subunit, with product MKLTGAQIMMKVLKEEGIDTIFGYPGGAVIDIYDELAKTDIRHVLVRQEACAVHAADGYARAGARVGVCLVTSGPGATNTVSGIASAYMDSIPVVIFTGQVPTHLIGNDAFQEVDTVGITRPCTKHNYLVKRTEDLARIIKEAFYLASSGRPGPVLIDIPKDVGVNAIDYKPPKQTKLKSYNPTYSPNIKQLHKVVALIKNAKNPVIMAGGGVILSKASEELTELARKTQIPVTHTLMGLGGFPGTDPLFLGMIGMHGTYRANMSTGECDLLMGIGVRFDDRVTGRTDAFAPNAKIVHIDIDPTSIRKNIPVTAPVVGDCKITLDQLNKLLDKEDLGDLKKKRKSWLDQIEHWKSTKPLAYNQKDVIKPQFVVEKLYQLTQGDAIITTEVGQNQMWAAQYYLFDKPNRFITSGGLGCMGFGLPAAIGAQLACPDKLVVDVAGDGSIQMNIQEMATAVQCGLAVKVVILNNGYLGMVRQWQQLFFDKRYSATCLDYAPDFVKLAEAYGAVGLRATKPEEVEPVLKEGLFSKNTVIMDFQVEKEECVYPMVPAGAAVTDMLLV